Proteins encoded within one genomic window of Flavobacterium sp. NG2:
- a CDS encoding AI-2E family transporter encodes MNTTAKRNHLALDLLSFISIVFLSYILQDFLIPLIFAIILSVLIYPIVQFFESRLYFNRIVSISIAIIIFTFIIFAIFVLIGIQFEEIMNKSDAYYKQIGQKLTPLLAQTEQSTGINSKDIVGDGNLGVKEIVKKNSNKIVNFITTSGSILGDFVLSPLYMFLFLLYRNFLVSFIYKITTGISTKQHTRVILQQLYKVQQNYLLGLVSVMAIVGLLNSLGLLILGIEHPFFFGFLCALLLLVPYIGIIIGSLLPALIALATKDSYWYAIGVIGIFGFIQFIEGNFITPKITGSKVSLNAFVSILSIVLFSMLWGIPGMILALPITASLKVLFDHSERMKPIGFLLGEAKQKYFSIKTMNRLKTWKKIRTKKNKKLIN; translated from the coding sequence ATGAATACAACAGCTAAAAGAAATCATCTCGCACTGGACTTACTAAGTTTTATTTCTATTGTTTTCTTGTCATATATTTTACAAGATTTTTTAATTCCATTGATCTTTGCTATTATTCTTAGTGTGCTAATTTATCCAATTGTACAATTTTTTGAATCTCGCTTGTACTTCAATAGAATTGTATCTATTTCCATAGCAATCATCATATTTACCTTCATCATTTTTGCCATTTTTGTTTTGATTGGAATACAATTTGAAGAAATCATGAATAAAAGTGATGCCTATTACAAACAAATTGGTCAAAAACTAACTCCCCTTTTAGCACAAACAGAACAGTCTACAGGAATTAACAGTAAAGACATTGTGGGTGATGGGAACCTAGGCGTCAAAGAGATTGTTAAGAAAAACTCTAACAAGATTGTTAACTTCATTACTACTTCGGGCAGTATTTTGGGTGATTTTGTTTTGTCACCTCTATACATGTTTTTATTCCTATTATACCGTAATTTCCTTGTGAGTTTTATATACAAAATCACTACTGGAATAAGTACAAAGCAACATACAAGAGTTATTTTACAACAATTATACAAAGTACAACAAAACTATTTACTAGGCTTGGTTAGTGTTATGGCAATTGTGGGGTTACTCAATAGTCTAGGATTACTTATATTAGGTATTGAACACCCATTTTTCTTTGGTTTTCTATGTGCCCTTTTATTACTCGTTCCTTATATAGGAATTATCATTGGCTCGTTATTACCAGCCCTAATAGCCTTAGCCACGAAAGATTCTTATTGGTACGCTATTGGTGTCATTGGAATATTTGGTTTTATCCAATTTATCGAAGGTAATTTTATCACTCCAAAAATCACTGGCTCCAAAGTATCATTGAATGCCTTTGTTTCTATTTTGTCTATTGTTTTATTTTCTATGTTGTGGGGAATTCCTGGTATGATTTTGGCTTTGCCAATCACAGCTTCCTTAAAAGTACTATTTGATCATTCTGAGAGGATGAAACCTATTGGCTTTTTATTAGGAGAAGCTAAACAAAAATACTTTTCCATAAAAACCATGAATCGATTGAAAACTTGGAAAAAAATAAGAACTAAAAAAAACAAAAAGCTAATTAACTGA
- the pyrF gene encoding orotidine-5'-phosphate decarboxylase — MTTEELYNQIQLKKSFLCVGLDVDLNKIPEHLLALEDPIFEFNKAIIDATHDLCVSYKPNTAFFEAYGIKGWMSLQKTINYINENYPNVFTIADAKRGDIGNTSSMYAKAFFEDLNFDSVTVAPYMGKDSVEPFLAFENKHTIMLALTSNEGAFDFQTLNVDGKELYKQVLETSKTWKNSHNLMYVVGATKAEYFTEIRKIVPDSFLLVPGVGAQGGSLSEVCKYGMNDKVGLLINSSRGIIYASKGHDFAEKARAEALKMQQEMATLLV; from the coding sequence ATGACAACAGAAGAACTTTACAACCAAATTCAGCTTAAAAAATCTTTTCTATGCGTAGGCTTAGATGTCGATTTAAACAAAATTCCAGAACATTTATTAGCACTTGAAGATCCTATTTTTGAGTTTAACAAAGCCATAATTGATGCGACGCATGATTTGTGTGTTTCTTATAAGCCTAATACGGCTTTCTTTGAAGCCTATGGAATAAAAGGATGGATGTCTTTGCAAAAAACCATTAATTACATCAACGAAAATTATCCTAATGTATTCACAATTGCCGATGCTAAAAGAGGTGATATTGGGAATACTTCTTCGATGTATGCCAAAGCATTTTTTGAAGATTTAAACTTTGATAGTGTGACTGTCGCTCCTTATATGGGGAAAGATTCGGTGGAGCCGTTCTTGGCATTCGAAAACAAACACACTATTATGTTGGCTTTGACTTCTAACGAAGGTGCTTTTGATTTTCAGACTTTGAATGTTGATGGAAAGGAATTGTACAAACAAGTATTGGAAACTTCAAAAACTTGGAAAAACAGCCATAACTTAATGTATGTAGTTGGTGCGACCAAAGCCGAATACTTTACAGAAATTCGTAAAATTGTTCCTGATAGTTTCTTGTTAGTTCCTGGAGTAGGAGCACAAGGAGGAAGTCTTTCTGAAGTTTGTAAATACGGAATGAATGACAAAGTAGGTTTGTTAATCAACTCTTCTCGTGGAATTATATATGCATCTAAAGGGCATGATTTTGCTGAAAAAGCAAGAGCCGAAGCTTTGAAAATGCAACAAGAGATGGCGACTTTATTAGTTTAA
- a CDS encoding helical backbone metal receptor: protein MKTFVDQLGTTHTFETTPQRIISLVPSQTELLYDLGLEENIIGITKFCVHPYHFKPTKTKVGGTKKVHYEKIRLLEPDIIICNKEENTKEIVEKLSEICPVWVTDILTIEDNIKMISDFGQLFNRRTEARKWTDKLTFALSDFKQFIKDKPSRKVAYFIWKNPYMVAGSENYINELLQLNHFTNVYDSIPRYPEVTLENLQEEHQPDVLLLSSEPYPFKKEDAYEIQPLVSKSQIILVDGEMFSWYGTRLLKAFTYFKMLHKNIG, encoded by the coding sequence ATGAAAACTTTCGTTGATCAACTCGGAACTACGCATACCTTTGAAACTACTCCTCAGCGAATTATTTCGCTTGTTCCTTCGCAAACCGAATTGTTGTATGATTTAGGTTTAGAGGAAAATATCATTGGAATCACCAAGTTTTGTGTACACCCTTATCACTTTAAACCAACTAAAACCAAAGTAGGAGGGACTAAGAAGGTGCATTATGAGAAGATAAGGTTGCTAGAACCAGATATTATTATTTGCAATAAAGAAGAAAATACCAAAGAAATAGTTGAAAAATTAAGCGAAATATGTCCTGTTTGGGTAACTGATATTCTTACTATTGAAGATAATATCAAAATGATATCCGACTTCGGGCAATTATTCAACCGTCGTACGGAAGCTCGTAAATGGACTGATAAACTCACTTTTGCCTTGAGCGATTTTAAACAATTTATTAAGGATAAACCAAGTAGGAAAGTAGCTTATTTTATATGGAAAAATCCTTATATGGTAGCAGGGTCTGAAAATTACATCAATGAATTGCTCCAACTTAATCATTTCACAAACGTCTATGATTCTATTCCAAGATACCCTGAAGTAACATTGGAAAATCTACAAGAAGAACACCAACCAGATGTACTATTGCTGTCCTCAGAGCCTTATCCTTTCAAAAAAGAGGATGCTTATGAAATTCAACCGCTAGTGTCTAAATCTCAAATTATTTTAGTGGATGGCGAAATGTTTTCATGGTACGGAACCCGACTTTTAAAAGCCTTTACATACTTTAAAATGTTGCATAAGAATATAGGGTAA